A genomic window from Camelina sativa cultivar DH55 chromosome 2, Cs, whole genome shotgun sequence includes:
- the LOC104718034 gene encoding uncharacterized protein LOC104718034, translating to MNPYEINVMGTEQTPILIKFLSSKESGDPKPRTKQNFNNSSLSCACFTSNGNIKFREQVSAYVCLGTRQGHYALVTRAHESGGGAVVTPPSSPSVDEGGGGRLSRWKVAVGSVIGSLIGAFLLGLLVVAMVVRGKKKAMREEMERKEALQVSMVGHVRANPNASRTRTVPRFDNTRSTNK from the exons ATGAACCCTTATGAGATAAACGTAATGGGAACGGAGCAAACCCCTATTTTGATCAAATTCTTGAGCAGCAAGGAAAGCGGCGACCCTAAACCTAGAACGAAACAGAACTTCAAC AACTCATCTCTATCATGTGCTTGCTTCACAAGTAACGGTAACATAAAGTTTAGAGAGCAAGTTTCGGCCTACGTTTGCTTGGGAACAAGACAAGGCCACTACGCGCTCGTGACTAGAGCTCACGAAAGTGGTGGTGGTGCCGTGGTAACGCCACCGTCGTCTCCTTCCGTGGATGAAGGTGGCGGAGGGAGATTGAGCCGGTGGAAAGTGGCGGTGGGGAGTGTGATTGGGTCATTAATTGGAGCGTTTCTGTTAGGGTTATTGGTGGTGGCGATGGTAGtgagagggaagaagaaagcGATGAGAGAGGAGATGGAGAGGAAAGAAGCACTTCAGGTTTCAATGGTGGGTCATGTTAGAGCTAATCCTAATGCTTCGAGAACAAGAACGGTTCCAAGATTTGATAATACTAGGTctactaacaagtaa
- the LOC104748619 gene encoding uncharacterized protein LOC104748619, giving the protein MEDYWDTEEAQQKSKPYFDARMSDRNGLGPHVHLSGPKSYRQLQDEMVEELGREVRLGEVFIKAHTKPDGTYVDRKAEKIAGTYEKTVQERLSQLEAESFAVSDGESRPRDLTTEEYTEIFLESTEKDSRGTPYGVGSLKDCLVDGTHKQACGSTTFVALEEQLKKAQRMIEEQAAQLERLAAHDEEQAAQLQRRDAELAAQSKVIAAQNGKIDQFSIVEDFLRECDPRFQKFVASHSAKETTPTPSTSA; this is encoded by the exons ATGGAGGATTACtgggacactgaagaagcacaacaaaagaGTAAACCTTACTTTGATGcccgtatgtctgaccgtaatggccTAGGTCCTCATGTCCACCTCTCAGGGCCAAAGTCTTATCGACAGCTTCAAGACGAAATG GttgaggaattgggaagagaagtccgacttggtgaggttttcatcAAGGCACATACAAAGCCTGATGGTACATATGTTGATCGGAAGGCAGAAAAGATTGCAGGGACATATGAGAAGACTGTTcaagagaggttgtctcagCTCGAGGCAGAGTCTTTTGCTGTGTCAGATGGAGAATCACGGCCACGGGACCTCACAACAGAAGAATATACAGAAATTTTCCTGGag tccactgagaaggattcaagaggaacaccttatggagttggaagcctcaaggacTGCCTTGTCGATGGAACGCATAAGCAAGCATGTGGCTCAACTACCTTTGTGGCTCTCGAAGAACAGTTGAAGAAAGCTCAACGCATGATAGAAGAACAGGCTGCTCAACTGGAGCGGCTTGCTGCGCATGATGAAGAACAGGCTGCTCAACTGCAGCGGCGTGATGCAGAACTTGCTGCGCAATCCAAAGTTATTGCTGCCCAGAACGGCAAGATTGACCAATTCTCCATCGTGGAAGATTTTCTGAGGGAATGTGATCCGCGGTTTCAGAAGTTTGTTGCAAGCCATTCAGCTAAAGAGACAACTCCAACTCCATCAACATCTGCTTAA